A genomic stretch from Candidatus Methylomirabilota bacterium includes:
- the fdhD gene encoding formate dehydrogenase accessory sulfurtransferase FdhD, which translates to MRAYYIWKTGNLREVKGHVVREQPLTVFVDGEKFITLLASPTKLDCLVVGYLWLEKVIASVDDIRRLSVSEVDGRAEVELTRPVELPKERILTSGCGGGITFRIDPRLFSRAESDLRVDPACLFDRMKELYLQAVGYRSSRGIHGAALADPDRLLFMAEDVGRHNAVDKVVGEALLKGVSTRDRILLNTGRISSEMLLKGARMGVPLVVSRTSPTEMAVSLAEQLGITVVGYLQHDTFNLYAGGDALILDDPPRVPLPPAA; encoded by the coding sequence ATGCGCGCCTATTACATCTGGAAGACCGGCAATCTGCGCGAGGTCAAGGGGCATGTCGTCCGCGAGCAGCCCCTGACGGTCTTCGTCGACGGCGAGAAGTTCATCACCCTGCTCGCCTCGCCGACCAAGCTCGACTGCCTGGTGGTCGGTTATCTGTGGCTCGAGAAGGTGATCGCGTCGGTCGACGACATCCGCCGGCTGTCGGTCTCCGAGGTGGACGGCCGGGCGGAGGTCGAGCTCACCCGCCCGGTGGAGCTGCCGAAGGAGCGGATCCTGACCTCCGGGTGCGGCGGCGGCATCACCTTCCGGATCGACCCCCGGCTGTTCTCCCGGGCCGAGTCCGACCTGCGCGTCGACCCGGCCTGCCTCTTCGACCGGATGAAAGAGCTCTACCTCCAGGCAGTCGGTTACCGATCCTCACGGGGGATCCACGGAGCCGCGCTCGCCGATCCCGACCGCTTGCTCTTCATGGCCGAGGACGTCGGCCGTCACAACGCGGTGGACAAGGTCGTCGGGGAAGCCCTCCTCAAGGGGGTCTCCACCCGCGACCGCATTCTCCTGAACACGGGGCGCATCTCTTCCGAGATGCTGCTCAAGGGGGCCCGCATGGGGGTGCCCCTCGTCGTCTCGCGGACCTCCCCGACCGAGATGGCGGTGAGCCTCGCCGAGCAGCTCGGCATCACGGTCGTCGGCTATCTCCAGCACGACACCTTCAACCTCTACGCCGGCGGGGACGCCCTCATCCTCGACGACCCGCCGCGGGTCCCGCTGCCGCCAGCCGCCTGA
- a CDS encoding nitrite/sulfite reductase, with protein DAIPPEWSTYFRWWGIYSQGDGQGAVGGVGGEGRAVPYFMIRIRIPNGFLLAHQLRTLADLAERHARGIADLTVRQNIQLHWVPIEDVPEIFRHLGRVGLTTMGACGDDTRNITGCPLAGVDADEIADASPLVHTATRMLNGNPDFYNLPRKYKISITGCRVWCTYPEINDVGVTALPHPETGEVGFSVRVGGGLSTDPHLARRLDAFVRWNQVLPVVRGISEIFRDSDLLRQNREKARLKFLFLTHGWTVERFQAELERRVGFRLDRAVPEDPPDDVYRDHVGIHRQKQAGYCYAGLAVLRGRLTPAAMRAAATLAEAYGTGELRTTNMQNLLIPNVARGRVDTLAREAAAAGLPLEASSFWRGTIACTGTEFCKLALTETKGFARRLVEELEGRLPGFGQHLKIHVTGCPNSCGQHWIADIGIEGKKVKVEGRLVDAYYFCVGGGVGKHRATARPVGYRVPATEVPGAVERLLGAYLAARRPAENFRQFCARHTDDELRGFLAGQELAAVARDLSPGRAPHGVDG; from the coding sequence CGACGCGATCCCGCCGGAGTGGAGCACGTACTTCCGCTGGTGGGGGATCTACTCGCAGGGCGACGGTCAGGGGGCCGTCGGCGGGGTGGGCGGTGAAGGCCGGGCCGTCCCCTACTTCATGATCCGCATCCGGATCCCCAACGGATTCCTCCTGGCTCATCAGCTCCGCACCCTCGCCGACCTTGCCGAGCGTCACGCCCGCGGGATCGCCGACCTCACCGTGCGCCAGAATATCCAGCTCCACTGGGTCCCGATCGAGGACGTGCCGGAGATCTTCCGGCACCTGGGGCGGGTCGGACTCACCACCATGGGGGCGTGTGGCGACGACACTCGCAACATCACCGGCTGCCCGCTGGCCGGGGTGGACGCCGACGAGATCGCGGATGCCTCCCCGCTCGTGCACACCGCGACCCGCATGCTCAACGGCAACCCCGATTTCTACAACCTCCCCCGGAAGTACAAGATCTCCATCACCGGCTGCCGGGTCTGGTGCACCTACCCCGAGATCAACGACGTCGGCGTGACCGCCCTCCCCCACCCCGAGACCGGGGAGGTCGGCTTCTCCGTCCGGGTGGGGGGCGGGCTCTCGACCGACCCGCACCTCGCCCGACGCCTCGACGCCTTCGTCCGATGGAACCAGGTGCTGCCGGTCGTCCGGGGCATCTCGGAGATCTTCCGTGACAGCGACCTGCTGCGGCAGAACCGCGAGAAGGCGCGCCTGAAGTTCCTCTTCCTGACCCACGGCTGGACGGTGGAGCGCTTCCAGGCCGAGCTGGAGCGCCGGGTCGGCTTCCGGCTCGACCGAGCGGTCCCCGAGGACCCTCCCGACGACGTCTACCGGGATCACGTCGGCATCCACCGGCAGAAGCAGGCCGGCTACTGCTACGCGGGGCTCGCGGTGCTCCGGGGGCGGCTCACGCCGGCCGCGATGCGGGCCGCCGCCACCCTCGCCGAGGCCTACGGAACGGGCGAGCTGCGGACGACGAACATGCAGAACCTCCTGATCCCCAACGTGGCCCGTGGGCGCGTCGACACGCTAGCCCGGGAGGCCGCGGCGGCCGGCCTTCCTCTCGAGGCCTCGTCGTTCTGGCGCGGAACCATCGCCTGCACCGGAACGGAATTCTGCAAGTTGGCCCTGACCGAAACCAAGGGCTTCGCCCGCCGGCTCGTGGAGGAGCTCGAAGGCCGGCTGCCCGGCTTCGGGCAGCACCTGAAGATCCACGTCACGGGATGCCCGAACAGCTGCGGGCAGCACTGGATCGCCGACATCGGGATCGAAGGGAAAAAGGTCAAGGTGGAGGGGCGACTGGTGGACGCCTACTACTTCTGCGTGGGCGGCGGAGTCGGCAAGCACCGGGCGACCGCCCGCCCCGTCGGCTATCGCGTGCCCGCCACCGAGGTGCCCGGCGCGGTCGAGCGGCTCCTCGGCGCGTATCTCGCCGCCCGAAGACCGGCGGAGAACTTCCGCCAGTTCTGCGCGCGGCACACAGACGACGAGCTGCGGGGGTTCCTGGCCGGCCAGGAGCTCGCCGCCGTGGCGCGCGATCTTTCACCCGGCCGCGCTCCGCACGGCGTCGACGGGTAA
- the cobA gene encoding uroporphyrinogen-III C-methyltransferase, whose translation MRLGRVSLVGAGPGDPGLFTLRGLRRLRRAEVVVYDRLVNPRLLDEAPPEALRIFAGKLTGSHCLPQAEINDLLIDHARRGRRVVRLKGGDPFVFGRGGEEASALATAGIPFEIVPGVSSAVAVPAYAGIPVTHRGLASSFAVVTGHEDGGRQTVDWGRLATAVDTLVVLMGVGSLPRIVGELRAHGRAAETPVALIRWGTTAAQETVTGTLADIVEQARTARLEPPVVAVIGEVVGLASRLAWLRPGRRAARVRRRGYPGAVRRLAAAGPAAGRRG comes from the coding sequence ATGCGACTAGGCCGGGTCAGCCTCGTCGGGGCCGGCCCGGGCGATCCGGGACTCTTCACCCTCCGGGGGCTCCGGCGCCTCCGGCGCGCGGAAGTCGTGGTCTACGACCGGCTGGTGAACCCCCGCCTCCTCGACGAGGCGCCGCCCGAGGCCCTCCGCATCTTCGCGGGCAAGCTCACCGGCTCCCACTGTCTCCCGCAGGCCGAGATCAACGATTTGCTGATCGACCACGCGCGCCGCGGCCGGCGGGTCGTCAGGCTGAAGGGCGGGGATCCGTTCGTTTTCGGCCGGGGCGGCGAAGAGGCGTCGGCGCTGGCCACCGCCGGTATCCCCTTCGAGATCGTCCCCGGCGTCAGCTCGGCGGTGGCCGTGCCGGCGTACGCCGGCATCCCGGTGACCCACCGGGGGCTCGCCTCGTCCTTCGCCGTCGTCACGGGGCACGAGGACGGCGGCAGGCAGACCGTCGACTGGGGGCGACTGGCGACCGCCGTCGACACGCTGGTCGTTCTGATGGGGGTGGGGAGCCTCCCCCGGATCGTCGGGGAGCTCCGGGCCCACGGCCGCGCCGCCGAGACCCCCGTGGCGCTGATCCGCTGGGGTACGACGGCGGCGCAAGAGACGGTGACCGGCACGCTGGCGGACATCGTGGAGCAGGCGCGGACGGCGCGACTCGAGCCTCCCGTCGTCGCCGTGATCGGAGAGGTGGTCGGCCTGGCGAGCCGCCTCGCCTGGCTCCGCCCAGGCCGGCGGGCCGCCCGCGTCCGAAGGCGCGGGTATCCCGGCGCGGTCAGGCGGCTGGCGGCAGCGGGACCCGCGGCGGGTCGTCGAGGATGA
- the fdnG gene encoding formate dehydrogenase-N subunit alpha, whose translation MSLSRREFLRFSGATATGVAVGARGIDLAPVEAAATSMRIKEAKVFPGVCPYCAVGCAQLIYVKDNKIIDIEGDPDAPHTEGALCPKGSSTYQLSLNERRITKCLYRAPGSDRWEEKPLDWMMEQIAQRVKKSRDETFVEKTKVGDKEVTVNRCEGIAWLGSSVLDNEENYLIAKLSRGLGLVNLENSARLCHSATVPALGATFGRGAMTTNLIDVQNADVIMPTSNWAECHPVSYKWVMKAKERGAKIIHVDPRFTRTSATADIWVPIRSGTNIVFFGGLIRYAIESKKYFHDYVVNYTNASLLVDPAFKTPADLDGLFTGYDAGKRTYDQSTWKFQLDADGYPKQDKTLKDPNCVFQHLRRHYARYTPEMVEKICGIPKDLFLKAAEIYCSASGPDKTATASYALQLNQSTNGVQQIRALCMLQLVLGNIGRPGGGVVALRGHSNVQGATDFGTLYHMLPGYPAEPLQAPHPTLTDYLEKTTPKGGYWVNNPKFVVSLLKAWWGPAATKDNDYAYDYLPKREKADAYSHQHFTIGMLQKKVKGFICMGQNPAVDSPNAKMVRQALRSLDWLVVVDIFESDTAAVWKEPGIDPKGSQTEVFFIPGAPAAEKDGSITNTMRLAQWHVRAIEPPGDARSDAAFVVDLGTRVKTLYKDSTAKKDRPVLDLVWDYQPQGAKKEPKMELVLKECNGYATEDIPDKDKPGEFLYKKGQPVKTFGHLRDDGSTACGNWIYTGIYPEEGKNLALRRERAKEGDYLAHNWGFAWPANRRILYNRASADPAGKPWSEKKKLIWWDAAQKKWVGNDVPDFGPTMAPDAPRAKDGPLKGISGTDAFIMNPHGLGQFFASVLDGPFPEHYEPFESPTKNLLSKVQNNPVAKVYDVGDLNKLGTPDKYPYILTTYRLTEHHAAGMSRHVPWLSELFYGHFAEIGPEMAKELGITNGDMITVETPRAKIKVQAMVTERIQPFIINGKKVYQVGIPWHWGYQGVMRSARGDITNDLVASLGDPTTFIQESKALLCNVRKEA comes from the coding sequence ATGAGCCTATCGCGCCGTGAGTTCCTGAGGTTCTCGGGGGCCACCGCCACGGGCGTCGCCGTCGGCGCCCGGGGAATCGACCTCGCCCCGGTGGAGGCGGCGGCCACCTCCATGCGGATCAAAGAGGCCAAGGTCTTCCCCGGGGTCTGTCCCTACTGCGCCGTCGGCTGCGCCCAGCTCATCTATGTCAAGGACAACAAGATCATCGACATCGAGGGCGATCCCGACGCGCCCCACACCGAGGGCGCGCTCTGCCCGAAGGGCTCCTCGACCTACCAGCTCTCGCTGAACGAGCGCCGCATCACCAAGTGTCTCTACCGGGCCCCGGGCAGCGACCGGTGGGAGGAGAAGCCGCTGGACTGGATGATGGAACAGATCGCCCAGCGGGTGAAGAAGTCCCGCGACGAGACCTTCGTGGAGAAGACCAAGGTCGGTGACAAGGAGGTCACCGTCAACCGGTGTGAGGGGATCGCGTGGCTGGGCTCCTCCGTCCTCGACAACGAGGAAAACTACCTGATCGCCAAGCTCTCCCGCGGCCTCGGCCTCGTCAACCTGGAAAACTCGGCGCGCCTCTGCCATTCGGCGACGGTGCCGGCCCTCGGGGCGACCTTCGGCCGGGGAGCCATGACCACCAACCTGATCGACGTCCAGAACGCCGACGTCATCATGCCGACCTCCAACTGGGCGGAGTGTCACCCGGTCAGCTACAAGTGGGTCATGAAGGCCAAGGAGCGGGGGGCCAAGATCATCCACGTCGATCCGCGCTTCACGCGGACCTCGGCCACCGCCGACATCTGGGTGCCGATCCGGTCAGGCACCAACATCGTCTTCTTCGGCGGCCTGATCCGCTATGCCATCGAGAGCAAGAAGTACTTCCACGACTACGTGGTCAACTACACGAACGCCTCGCTCCTGGTCGACCCGGCCTTCAAGACGCCGGCCGACCTGGACGGGCTGTTCACCGGCTACGACGCCGGCAAGCGCACCTACGACCAGTCGACGTGGAAGTTCCAGCTCGACGCCGACGGCTATCCCAAGCAGGACAAGACGCTCAAGGATCCCAACTGCGTCTTCCAGCACCTCCGCCGCCACTACGCCCGCTACACCCCCGAGATGGTGGAGAAGATCTGCGGCATTCCGAAGGACCTGTTCCTGAAGGCCGCGGAGATCTACTGCTCGGCCTCGGGGCCGGACAAAACGGCCACCGCGTCCTACGCCCTCCAGCTCAACCAGTCGACCAACGGCGTCCAGCAGATCCGAGCCCTCTGCATGCTCCAGCTCGTCCTCGGCAACATCGGGCGGCCGGGCGGCGGCGTGGTGGCCCTCCGGGGTCACTCGAACGTCCAGGGCGCCACCGACTTCGGCACCCTCTACCACATGCTGCCGGGCTACCCGGCCGAGCCGCTCCAGGCCCCACACCCCACCCTCACCGACTACCTGGAGAAGACGACCCCCAAGGGCGGCTACTGGGTGAACAACCCGAAGTTCGTCGTGAGCCTCCTGAAGGCGTGGTGGGGGCCGGCGGCGACCAAGGACAACGACTACGCCTACGACTACCTCCCGAAGCGCGAGAAGGCCGACGCCTACTCGCACCAGCACTTCACGATCGGGATGCTCCAGAAGAAGGTGAAGGGCTTCATCTGCATGGGGCAGAACCCGGCGGTGGACAGCCCGAACGCCAAGATGGTGCGCCAGGCGCTCCGGAGCCTCGACTGGCTGGTGGTCGTGGACATCTTCGAGTCCGACACGGCCGCGGTATGGAAGGAGCCGGGGATCGACCCCAAGGGCTCGCAAACCGAGGTGTTCTTCATCCCCGGCGCGCCGGCCGCCGAGAAGGACGGCTCCATCACCAACACCATGCGGCTGGCCCAGTGGCACGTGAGGGCCATCGAGCCGCCGGGCGATGCGCGCTCGGACGCGGCCTTCGTCGTGGACCTCGGGACCCGGGTGAAGACCCTCTACAAGGACTCCACGGCCAAGAAGGACCGGCCCGTCCTCGACCTGGTGTGGGACTACCAGCCCCAGGGCGCAAAGAAAGAGCCCAAGATGGAGCTGGTGCTGAAGGAGTGCAACGGGTACGCCACCGAGGACATCCCCGACAAGGACAAGCCGGGTGAGTTCCTCTACAAGAAGGGGCAGCCGGTCAAGACGTTCGGCCATCTCCGGGATGACGGCTCCACTGCCTGCGGCAACTGGATCTATACCGGGATCTATCCCGAGGAGGGCAAGAACCTGGCGCTGCGGCGCGAGCGGGCCAAGGAGGGCGATTACCTCGCCCACAACTGGGGGTTCGCGTGGCCGGCCAACCGCCGGATCCTCTACAACCGCGCGTCCGCCGACCCGGCGGGGAAGCCCTGGAGCGAGAAGAAGAAGCTCATCTGGTGGGACGCCGCCCAGAAGAAGTGGGTCGGGAACGACGTCCCCGACTTCGGGCCGACGATGGCGCCCGACGCGCCGCGGGCCAAGGACGGGCCGCTCAAGGGAATCAGCGGGACCGACGCCTTCATCATGAACCCCCACGGCCTCGGGCAATTCTTCGCCTCGGTGCTCGACGGGCCGTTCCCCGAGCACTACGAGCCCTTCGAGTCACCGACCAAGAACCTGCTCTCCAAGGTGCAGAACAACCCGGTGGCCAAGGTGTACGACGTGGGCGACCTCAACAAGCTGGGCACCCCCGACAAGTACCCCTACATCCTGACGACCTATCGGCTCACCGAGCACCACGCGGCCGGCATGTCGCGGCACGTGCCGTGGCTCTCCGAGCTCTTCTACGGGCACTTCGCCGAGATCGGACCGGAGATGGCCAAGGAGCTGGGCATCACGAACGGCGACATGATCACCGTGGAGACGCCCCGGGCCAAGATCAAGGTGCAGGCCATGGTGACCGAGCGGATCCAGCCGTTCATCATCAACGGCAAGAAGGTCTACCAGGTGGGAATCCCCTGGCACTGGGGGTACCAGGGCGTCATGCGCTCGGCCCGCGGCGACATCACCAACGATCTGGTGGCGAGCCTCGGGGACCCGACGACGTTCATCCAGGAGTCGAAAGCCCTCCTCTGCAACGTCAGGAAGGAGGCATAG
- a CDS encoding bifunctional precorrin-2 dehydrogenase/sirohydrochlorin ferrochelatase: MGYYPIFLDLDGRPCLVIGGGPVAERKVEALRALGAAVTVVSPALTPALTRLAREGGIRHQARPYAPGDLAGCHLAFVATDDGEVNAEVAREGRARGVWVNAADDPARCDFILPSVLRRGDLVVAVATGGTSPALARAIREELEAYFTEDYAALARIVAEVRQELRGRGHRPDAETWRAALDGDIRRLVAAGRPAEARSHLVRRLGGEPCD; the protein is encoded by the coding sequence ATGGGATACTACCCGATCTTCCTGGACCTCGACGGCCGGCCCTGCCTCGTCATCGGGGGCGGCCCGGTGGCCGAGCGGAAGGTCGAGGCCCTGCGGGCCCTGGGGGCGGCCGTGACCGTCGTGAGCCCGGCCCTCACGCCCGCCCTCACGCGGTTGGCCCGCGAGGGCGGAATCCGCCACCAGGCCCGACCGTATGCGCCGGGTGACCTGGCGGGGTGCCACCTCGCGTTCGTCGCCACCGACGACGGCGAGGTGAACGCGGAGGTCGCCCGCGAGGGACGGGCGCGGGGAGTCTGGGTCAACGCTGCCGACGACCCCGCCCGCTGCGACTTCATCCTTCCCTCCGTCCTCCGGCGCGGCGACCTCGTCGTGGCCGTGGCCACCGGCGGGACGAGCCCGGCGCTCGCCCGTGCCATCCGGGAGGAGCTCGAGGCGTACTTCACCGAGGACTACGCAGCGCTCGCCCGCATCGTGGCCGAGGTCCGGCAGGAGCTCCGGGGACGCGGGCATCGCCCGGACGCCGAGACCTGGCGCGCGGCGCTCGACGGGGACATCAGGCGACTCGTCGCCGCGGGACGGCCCGCCGAGGCGCGGAGTCACCTGGTGCGACGCCTCGGGGGCGAGCCATGCGACTAG
- a CDS encoding formate dehydrogenase accessory protein FdhE, translated as MTYQTLQEEWRGLLERRPTFRASLAPYARILETWVAWPGDRVDPLRWTAGECQDRWRRGVPLLAETAAALPREEMEDLLSGVMEVLAAMGEETEALQRFAEAWDRGEIAPADLFPGPGRVGTSAVQQRTGLSQEALAFLAYGSLRPILEAFFAECGPHLTEGAWDLGVCPLCGAPPGYVDLLETGQRRLACHVCGAGWVFSRLRCPYCGNRNVSDLVRLQAEEADEGYLIEACKACQGYLKGLDRRVRWNAGSALVEDWGSPHLDLIAHGDGYWRAIPTLIELQRSE; from the coding sequence GTGACCTACCAGACACTGCAAGAAGAGTGGCGCGGGCTCCTGGAGCGGCGACCGACCTTTCGCGCCTCGCTGGCCCCCTACGCGCGGATCCTGGAGACGTGGGTGGCGTGGCCCGGGGACCGCGTCGACCCCCTCCGATGGACGGCCGGCGAGTGCCAGGACCGCTGGCGGCGCGGTGTGCCGCTGCTCGCCGAGACGGCGGCCGCGCTTCCCCGGGAAGAGATGGAAGACCTCCTGAGCGGCGTCATGGAGGTGCTGGCGGCGATGGGCGAGGAAACCGAGGCGCTCCAGCGCTTCGCCGAGGCGTGGGACCGGGGGGAGATCGCGCCCGCCGACTTGTTTCCCGGACCGGGCCGTGTGGGCACGTCCGCGGTCCAGCAACGGACGGGGCTCTCCCAGGAAGCCCTGGCCTTCCTGGCCTACGGGAGCCTGCGTCCGATCCTCGAGGCATTCTTCGCGGAGTGCGGCCCGCACCTCACCGAGGGGGCCTGGGATCTCGGCGTCTGTCCCCTGTGCGGCGCGCCCCCGGGGTACGTCGACCTCCTCGAGACCGGTCAGCGCCGCCTGGCCTGCCACGTATGCGGCGCGGGGTGGGTGTTCTCCCGCCTCCGGTGCCCGTACTGCGGGAACCGGAACGTCAGCGACCTCGTCCGCCTCCAGGCCGAGGAGGCGGACGAAGGCTACCTGATCGAAGCCTGCAAGGCGTGCCAGGGCTACCTGAAGGGGCTCGACCGCCGCGTCCGCTGGAACGCCGGCTCCGCGCTGGTGGAGGACTGGGGGTCCCCCCACCTGGATCTCATCGCCCACGGGGACGGCTACTGGCGGGCCATCCCCACGCTCATCGAGCTACAGCGATCCGAGTAG
- a CDS encoding 4Fe-4S dicluster domain-containing protein, which yields MARTLAMFTDVSLCIGCRACQVACKQWNQLAPEEPEWTGSYQNHPHFTDKSFRLVRFFEETDDKGHIKQWHMMSDVCKHCAQAGCLEACPTGAIYRTEHGTVNINQDICNGCRYCVSACPFGVVAFNHDTGTATKCTFCNDRIHNGLGPACAKACPTQSIRFGYRDELATLAQKRVAELRKQGYANAQLYGEDQNGPLGGLNAFFLLLGKPAVYGLPEKPKLPQRNVFTDSLLSIGSAILVGLGAVVAFRDRGGKGGA from the coding sequence ATGGCCCGCACGCTCGCGATGTTCACGGATGTCTCCCTGTGCATCGGGTGCCGCGCCTGTCAGGTCGCCTGCAAGCAGTGGAACCAGCTCGCCCCGGAGGAGCCGGAGTGGACCGGGAGCTACCAGAATCACCCGCACTTCACCGACAAGAGCTTCCGGCTGGTGCGGTTCTTCGAGGAGACCGACGACAAGGGCCACATCAAGCAGTGGCACATGATGTCCGACGTGTGCAAGCACTGCGCCCAGGCCGGCTGCCTCGAGGCCTGCCCGACCGGCGCCATCTACCGGACCGAGCACGGCACGGTCAACATCAACCAGGACATCTGTAACGGCTGCCGCTACTGCGTGTCGGCCTGTCCCTTCGGCGTCGTGGCCTTCAACCACGACACCGGGACGGCCACCAAGTGCACCTTCTGCAACGACCGCATCCACAACGGGCTGGGCCCGGCCTGCGCCAAGGCCTGCCCCACGCAGTCGATCCGCTTCGGCTACCGCGACGAGCTGGCCACGCTGGCCCAGAAGCGCGTGGCCGAGCTCCGGAAGCAGGGCTACGCGAACGCCCAGCTCTACGGCGAGGACCAGAACGGGCCGCTGGGTGGCCTGAACGCCTTCTTCCTGCTCCTGGGGAAGCCGGCGGTCTACGGGCTCCCCGAGAAACCCAAGCTCCCGCAGCGGAACGTCTTCACGGATTCCCTGCTCTCCATCGGCTCGGCGATCCTGGTGGGGCTCGGCGCCGTGGTGGCATTCCGGGATCGGGGCGGAAAGGGAGGCGCCTGA
- the nrfD gene encoding NrfD/PsrC family molybdoenzyme membrane anchor subunit: MEPGLLKSADWPLLIDVYFFLGGIAGGAFVIATVANLLDSQRYRDVVRVGYYLAFLAILPGPLLLIVDLGLPTRFLHMVMVAKPSTAIGMDAVTVGPFHLKPFSPMNVGAWALFAFGACALVAALDTFVEHRGGRGIPTLRLIVGIVGGVFGFFIAAYPGVLLGATARPLFVSAHWLGALFLAVGASTGGAAIALILSALGGQANDSLYRLMRFTAFALIIQAVALVLFFASVAGAGSVGLSRAMGVLLAGPYGIPFWLGVVIVGTVAPLVLHFSGAIRKATPGMAALVSVLVLVGGFLVKYVIIAGGQVGAS, translated from the coding sequence ATGGAACCGGGCCTCCTCAAGAGTGCCGACTGGCCGCTCCTGATCGACGTCTACTTCTTCCTGGGCGGAATCGCCGGCGGCGCCTTCGTCATCGCGACCGTCGCCAATCTGCTCGACAGCCAGCGCTACCGGGACGTCGTCCGGGTCGGGTACTACCTCGCGTTCCTGGCCATCCTGCCGGGGCCCCTCCTGCTGATCGTCGACCTCGGGCTGCCGACCCGCTTCCTCCACATGGTGATGGTGGCGAAGCCGAGCACGGCCATCGGCATGGATGCGGTGACCGTCGGACCCTTCCACCTCAAGCCCTTCTCGCCCATGAACGTCGGCGCCTGGGCGCTCTTCGCCTTCGGCGCCTGCGCGCTCGTGGCTGCGCTGGATACCTTCGTGGAGCATCGAGGCGGGCGCGGCATCCCCACGCTTCGCCTGATCGTGGGGATCGTCGGGGGCGTCTTCGGCTTCTTCATCGCCGCCTATCCCGGCGTCCTGCTGGGGGCGACGGCCCGGCCGCTCTTCGTCAGCGCCCACTGGCTGGGCGCCCTGTTCCTGGCGGTGGGGGCTTCCACCGGCGGCGCGGCCATCGCGCTGATCCTGAGCGCCCTGGGCGGCCAGGCCAACGACTCGCTCTATCGGCTGATGCGGTTCACCGCCTTCGCGCTGATCATCCAGGCGGTAGCCCTGGTCCTGTTCTTCGCCAGCGTGGCGGGAGCCGGCTCGGTGGGGCTCAGCCGGGCCATGGGGGTGCTGCTCGCCGGGCCCTACGGGATCCCCTTCTGGCTGGGGGTCGTGATCGTGGGGACGGTGGCCCCGCTGGTGCTCCACTTCAGCGGCGCCATCAGGAAGGCCACGCCGGGCATGGCGGCCCTGGTGTCCGTGCTGGTGCTGGTCGGCGGCTTCCTGGTCAAGTACGTGATCATCGCGGGCGGGCAGGTGGGGGCGTCGTAA